TTGGACAGCGAGCGGGCGAGGTCGGGCTCGTAGGTGGCGAGGTCGCCGGCGGCCAGCCTGCGATAGATCTCCACCGCCTCCTCGGACACGGGCAGGGCCTCCGCACGGCGCCCCGCCTCCAACAGCCGGATGCCGAGGTTGGTCAGCGAGCGGGCGAGGTCGGGCTCGTAGGTGGCGGGGTCGAAGGCGACGAGTTGCCGGTCGGCCTGGGTGAGTGCGGTGGTGAGTTTTACGGCGAGGGCTGTTGTGACGCGGGAAGGGTATGGGAGCGCGCTGGTGGCGCTCTGGACGGCCGTGTAGGCGAGGGGGGTGGTGTCCAGGGCCATGTCCAGGGTGTGGAGGACGCGGTCGCTGTTGGTGGTGCGGCCGGTGTTGTAGTGGGCGATGGCGGCGCGGGCCAGGACGGTGATGGTCTGTGCCTGCTGCATGGGAGAGCCTGCTGTGAAGAGGGCGGGCAGCAGAATGGCGCCATCCTCGAGGACGCGGGAGGCGTGGTACTCAGCGACGCGGTCGGGTTGGAGGGAGCCCCAGTAGCGGTCTCCGTCGGCGGGGTACAGGGCGGCCAGCCAGTTCGCGGCGGAAGCCGCCTGGCGGTCGGGCAGGCCGGGCAGGGTGGTGATCACCTGGACTGCTTCCTCCCGGGTGGCGGCCCCGCACAGTGCGGCGACCGCGACGGCGGCACCCAGGGTGGAGGAGTCCAGGTCGAGCCTGTGGGCGGGCGTTTTCGCGCTGGCCTCCCAGAAGCGGTCCTCGTGCTTGAGGAGGGTGCGCTCCGGCGGGGTGCCGGGGGTCGCGTCGACGGGGTGCGGTCCGTGCTGCAGGAGGTCGACCAGGGCGGTCATCTGCAGGGTGAGGACGTTGTCGTAGCGGTGGTCGTGCAGGTCTGCGGGAGGCCTGAGCTCGACGGCGAGGGACGACCAGTCGTGCGCGGACAGGGTGGGAACCAGCGGGAGCAGGCGGGCGAGGTCGCCTGCAGCCTGGCGATAGGCGCTCTGCCTGTCCCGGGCGGGCTGACTGGTGGGGATGAGGGGAGCGAGGGGAGTGACTGGGGCCTCTTCCAGGAGGTCCCGTACCGCGGGGATGGCTTGGAGGGAGCCGGTGCGCCATTCGCCGTCGGAGCGGGCGAGCAGCAGCAGCCGCACCCGGTGGCGGGAGCGGTGCAGGTGGGTGATCAGGCGGCGCAGGAGGCGGGGGCGGGTTTCGGCGTAGTCGACGACCAGGAGCAGGGGCAGGGCGGTGTTCAGGGTGGTGAAGTCGGGCGGGGTGCCGTCCAGGGCGGGGTCGTCGGTGAGGTCGGAGCGCAGGTGCCCGGTGACCCAGCCGTGCCAGCCGAGGGTGTCGGTCAGGCGGCGGGCAAGGCGGGTCTTGCCCTGTCCGCCGGGCCCGGTCATGACCCGTATCGAGATGGAGGGCGGTCCGCTCTCGCACCACGCGTGCAGGTCGGCGAGTTCGGTGTCGCGGCCGTAGAAGGCGACCGCCTCGGTGTCGGCGCGGAGCAGCGCGGCCGGGGAGCGGAAGTTGCGGTCGACCGTGGCAGGGGTGAGGAGGGCTGCCGGTTCGATGGGTTCGAGGACGGGTTCCCAGCCGGTGTGCTCTTTGATGAGGCCGCGGAAGGCGTCGTCGGCGAGGAGGCTGGCGGCGGCGGTGGCGGTCAGACGGGTGCCGCCGTCGGCGCGGCGGTCGCGTCGTATGACTCCGCACAGCAGGTCGCCGCCGAAGCCGTCCTCGGCGAGGACGGTGGCGCCCGACATGCCCGACCAGCGGCTCCCGCCGGTGGCCCCGGTGCCGGGAGTGGGGTCGGTGCTGGAGATCTCGTAGCGGCCGGCCAGGGCGCCGGTGCCCGGGGCGATGAGACCGGTCAGCTGCTCATCCAGACGCCGACCGTCCTCTGTGTCCTTCTGCAGGCGGGGGAATCCGGTCGCGGTGACCGGAAGGCGGCGGGTGCCGATGATCAGGCCGTACCGCTGAGGTGGCCGGGTGAGCAGGTCGCCCAGGGAGGGCGGTACCTGCCAGCCGTCCTGTCCGTCGGTGATCTCGATCAGCGCCGCGTCGACGGTGTCGTCCGTGCGCTGCCAGCGCACGGACGCCGAGAAATCCCGCTCGCCGCTGTCGGGCAGGCTCACTGTCACCGGCTCCCCGGCGGTCGGATCCAGGTCGTCCAGGACGTGGGCGGCGGTCAGCACCAAGCGCGGTGCGACCAGGTAGCCCGACCCGAACCCCCTCGTCCTCTTCCCGTCCTTCAGCCGGTCCACCCGGATCTGCACCCGCCGGTCGAACTCCACCAGACCTCCCCCACTCCCCCTTTCCGCGCGTACGCGGGAGGGGCTACTCCTCGTCGCTGATGTCCACGTCTCCGCCGCCCGGCCGGTGTGGGGTCAGCTTCACCGTCAGCTTGTGGGTGTCCTTCGTGCCGCTCTCCTTCTTCCCGCCGAGGCTGATCACGCTCCACCTCAGCCCGCCGTTGACGCCCTTGGTCCCGGTCAGCTCCAGCCCGAGCTCCACCGTGATCTCCCCCAGCGTGAACAGCACCCCCTTGTCACCGCCCTCCGCGGGGTCCGCGAGCCGACTCTGGGCCTCGGCAATCTGCTCCCGCAGCAGCGTGACCGCGTCCGCCAGGTCCATCCACTGTCCATCCGCACCGTGCGTATCGGACATCCCTTTCCCCCTTATCTCGCGCCCCGGGCGTTGCCCTGTCCCGGCTCCACCGGTTTCCCCACCCGCATCCGACGGCTCAACACCGCCGGCACAACCACAGTCCCACGCGACACACCAGAGCGGAGCAGTTCGCCGAACATGCGTACCTGTAAGCCTCGAAGGAAGGCCGATATCCGCCGTCGCTGTGGCCGCCGATGCGGGGACGATCGCGCTGCCGGCTGGCCGGCCCCGGCTACGGTTCACTTCTGCCCGTTCTCATCAACATCAAGTCCGGCATCCGGGTCGCGCAATGGCCGCAGGCCGCGGGGCCGTCATCCAGCAGCCCTAAACCGGGCAAGGCGTCTCAGAACGGGGGGCGTCGTGCCGGGGGCCGTCCGACGGCTCGGGCGGCCGGGCGGTGCGGCGTTGGAGGATGGTCAGGGCGTCCTGGACGCGGCCGATGTCGATGAGGTAACCGGCCAGATCATGGCCGTTCCTGGAGGCATGCTGTTCGAGAACGGCGACCGCCTCCTCGATGCGTCCGGCGCCGGCGAGCAACTCGGCAATGTGCAGCGCCGCATACCAGGTGGCGCCCTCGGGATGGGAGCGGGCCTGGGCGATCGCTCCGTCGACACCGTCGCGGGCGGCGATCAGCGGCAGCCGTATCCCGTACAGATCCCAGTACTCCTCGCCCCCACGGGCGGCGGCGAGAGCGTCGAGGTGCGCCAGGCCCTCCTCGGGGCGGCCCTGGCCGAGATACAGGTCGGCCAGAATATGGAGGATCCAGTCGTCCCCGTTGCGGGCGTCGGCCTGGCGGCGCATCACCTCGATCGCCTCGCTCCCCCGGCCGTGCCGGGCCAGGAGCTGCGCGAGCTCGACAGCCGCGTGGGCATCATGGGCTCCAGGCAGGTCGGCCTGCCGGTATGCCGCGATCGCCCCCTCCACATCGCCGCGCTCCTCCAGCAACAGCGCGAGCCTGCGTACGGCGTACCCCGAGTCATCACTCGCCGCAGCTGCCCGAAGCTCGTCGAGCCGGCCGTGCAGGGCCAGCAGCGCGGCCAGTTGCCTACGGTTGAGCAGCGTGGTGCCGTCGGGGCGCAGCAGGGCAATCGCCTCGTCGATGCGGCCCTGGCGCTCGCGGATCGTGGCGAGCAGACCGATCGCCGTGTCGCGATCGAGGCCCCGGCAGCACCACGGAAAATCGGAACACTCGTGCCCGGTCCGGGCGGCGAGCAGCGCGGCGGCTTCCTCGTCGCGGCCGACAGCGGCCGCGACATCGACCAGCGTCACGGCAAGGGACGGCTCGCCGATGTGCGGGCGCAGCAACATGAACGCCTCCTCGGCACGGCCGTGCCGGGCGAGCAGGCGCGTGTAGGACTCCAGCGCCATCGGATGTCCGGCCTCCATACGGACCCGGGTGATCTCGATCGCCTCATCCACACGACCCCAGCCCTCCAGCAGCTCAGCGGCGGCTTCGACGGCCGTCCACCAGCCGGTCGCCAGATACGGGGCGAGCACCTCCAACGCGTCGGCCTGCCGGCCCTGCTCACCCAGCAACCGCGCCCAGGCCAGCGCGCAGAACCACTCCCCGCGTCCGGCCTGCAGCTCCACCACGTCGACGTGACCGTGTTCAAGCAGCCGCAAGACCAGCTCCGGCGGAATGCAGCCGGACCGCGTCCGGGCCCGGTAGTCAAGATCAGCAACGTCCACGGCCACGCACCCTAACGCTCACCCCCAACACCTTGCCCACACCACCGGCGGTTTCGAATACAGCACAGGTGGCATGACGCTCCCCGCCACTCAGGGCGGCCGCTTGGACCGCGGCTCGTCGGGAGGCGTACGCCAACGACCAGGACGCCGCCACGAGCCTGGTGGCGGTGACGGCACGTTCGAACCGCTCGAAGGCGGACCAGGAACCGGCCGAGTGGATGCCTCCGCTGCCGGGGGCGCACTGCCGGTACATGGGAGAGTGGACCGCGACGAAGCTCCGCTGGGGCCTCGCGACCGACCAAGCCGAGGCCAACGCCCTGAAGGTCTACACGGAAGCCTGCGAGACCACCGTCGTCCACTACACCGCGGCACCGTGACGGCTGTGCCCGGGCAGGCTGCAGGTGCGGTCTGCCCGGGCACATGTCCGATGAGAGCCAGGCCGGTCCCGAGCAGGTCACACGGGGCGGCCAAGCCGTTCACGGGCAGATCAGAAGGCGGTGGCGCCTTCCAGCGCCCACCAGGAAGCGTTGGAGCTGTCAACCTTGCGCAGGCCGCCGGTGACGAGTCCTTGGTACTGGTAGAGCCAGATGCCGTCGGACGCCTCCAGGTCGGGTCGTCCGTCACCGGAGGTGTCGCCGACGCCAAGGATGTGGTCCATGGAGTTCCAGCCGCCGCTGCCGATGAGCTTGCGCGTGCCGAGACCCCCGCTGCCGGTGCCGGGGTAGAGCCACAGCTTTCCTGTGGCCTTCTCCCGGGCAACGAGGTCGGCCCGGCCGTCGCCGGTCATGTCACCAGCGCCGACGAGGGCGTTCATGCCGTTCCAGCCGCCGGCGCCGATGAGCTTGCGCGCGCCGAGGCCCCCGCTGCTGGTGCCCGGGTACAGCCACAGCTTGCCGGTGGCCTTCTCCACGCCGAGAAGGTCGGAACGGCCGTCGCCGGAAAGGTCGCCGAACGCAGCGAGCCGGCCCATGGAGTTCCAGCCGCCGCTGCCGATGAGCTTGCGCGTGCCGAGACCCCCGCTGCCGGTGCCCGGGTACAGCCACAGCTTGCCGGTGGCCTTCTCGCGGGCGATCACGTCCTCGCGGCCGTCGCGACTGAAGTCACCGTGCCGCACGAGGGCGTTCATGGCGTTCCAGCCGCCGGCGCCGATCAGGCGCCCAGAGCCGTTGCCGGGCATGAACCACAGGCGCCCGGCCTCGTCGCGCAGTACGGCGTCCGCCCGCCGGTCGCCGTTCATGTCGCCGAACCCGCTCGCTCGCGGCGACGTCGCCGTTTCCCAGTAGGGATACGGCTCCGCCTCACACTCGCGCAGCGTGGGCACAAGCTTGATGGAGCTGGTATCAGGGTCGCCGCCGCTGGTCGGATAGTTCTGGTCGGGGGTATCCCATGAGTACCCGCCCGCGAGTCCGTAGTTCGGCTGGTCGTACATGCAGACGTTCAAGCCCGTGCGGTTGTACCGCGTTCGGATCTTGTTGTCCCAGCTCCCCAGCGTGGGCACGCTCGTCCTCGTCTTGAACATCGAGCCCGTGCCGTCGCCGCTTGCCCAGCCACAGAAGTAGCCCTGGGGGCAGTCACTGATCGCCGCCTGCGCGGGCGCGGCACCGGCCCCGAGCAGCCCCAGCGACGTGAGCCCCAGCGTCGTGGCCAACACGGCCGCGCGCCGAAGCAGAGTGTTGCGCATGGATTCCCTCCCTCACGCGGCACGGAGAACGGTCTCGACGTGCCGCGCCAGGAAGATATCCCAGCCTACGGACAGCTGATCAGGCGCCTCGGAGGTGGGCACCGGCTTTGTGGCCGCGTCGTCCGCCAGTCGGCGGCTGGGCGCGGACCCCAGCTTCGAATATCGCGCGCTTGAAATGACGCTCCCTGCCAGCTGAGCGGATCCCGTGGAGCCCGGCGCGGCGTAGGGCGTACGCGAACGACCAGGACAGCCGCGGGACGTCTCCACGGAGCCGGCGGTGAAGTTCCACACCCCGCCGGTTCAGCGATGGCTACCTCGTACGCGAAGCCTCGCCGCGGTGAGTGGCGGCGCCCCCAAGGTCCGGATCGCCG
This sequence is a window from Streptomyces vietnamensis. Protein-coding genes within it:
- a CDS encoding tetratricopeptide repeat protein, whose translation is MEFDRRVQIRVDRLKDGKRTRGFGSGYLVAPRLVLTAAHVLDDLDPTAGEPVTVSLPDSGERDFSASVRWQRTDDTVDAALIEITDGQDGWQVPPSLGDLLTRPPQRYGLIIGTRRLPVTATGFPRLQKDTEDGRRLDEQLTGLIAPGTGALAGRYEISSTDPTPGTGATGGSRWSGMSGATVLAEDGFGGDLLCGVIRRDRRADGGTRLTATAAASLLADDAFRGLIKEHTGWEPVLEPIEPAALLTPATVDRNFRSPAALLRADTEAVAFYGRDTELADLHAWCESGPPSISIRVMTGPGGQGKTRLARRLTDTLGWHGWVTGHLRSDLTDDPALDGTPPDFTTLNTALPLLLVVDYAETRPRLLRRLITHLHRSRHRVRLLLLARSDGEWRTGSLQAIPAVRDLLEEAPVTPLAPLIPTSQPARDRQSAYRQAAGDLARLLPLVPTLSAHDWSSLAVELRPPADLHDHRYDNVLTLQMTALVDLLQHGPHPVDATPGTPPERTLLKHEDRFWEASAKTPAHRLDLDSSTLGAAVAVAALCGAATREEAVQVITTLPGLPDRQAASAANWLAALYPADGDRYWGSLQPDRVAEYHASRVLEDGAILLPALFTAGSPMQQAQTITVLARAAIAHYNTGRTTNSDRVLHTLDMALDTTPLAYTAVQSATSALPYPSRVTTALAVKLTTALTQADRQLVAFDPATYEPDLARSLTNLGIRLLEAGRRAEALPVSEEAVEIYRRLAAGDLATYEPDLARSLSNLGIRLLEAGRRAEALTVSEEAVEIYRRLAVGNPATYEPDLARSLSNLGLHLSEAGHRAEALIVSEEAVEIYRRLAPDNPAAYEPDLATSLSNLGIRLSEAGHRAEALPVSEEAVEICSRLAVGNPAAYEPDLARSLSNLGIRLLEAGRRAEALTVSEQVVEIYRRLAPDNPAAYEPDLARALSNLGIRLSEAGRQAEALTAEQQAVEIYRRLAVGDPTAYEPELAASLSNLGIRLAEAGRQAEALPVSEEALEICRRLAVGNPVAYALDYARALGNLSIRLSEVGRQAEALPMSEQVVKICRALAAGDPDAYEPDLARSLTNLSIRLAEAGRRAEALTAEQQAVEIYRRLAADNPAAYEPDLAASLSNLGILLLEAGRRAEALTVSEEAVEIYRRLAAGDLAA
- a CDS encoding trypco2 family protein, which produces MSDTHGADGQWMDLADAVTLLREQIAEAQSRLADPAEGGDKGVLFTLGEITVELGLELTGTKGVNGGLRWSVISLGGKKESGTKDTHKLTVKLTPHRPGGGDVDISDEE
- a CDS encoding tetratricopeptide repeat protein translates to MDVADLDYRARTRSGCIPPELVLRLLEHGHVDVVELQAGRGEWFCALAWARLLGEQGRQADALEVLAPYLATGWWTAVEAAAELLEGWGRVDEAIEITRVRMEAGHPMALESYTRLLARHGRAEEAFMLLRPHIGEPSLAVTLVDVAAAVGRDEEAAALLAARTGHECSDFPWCCRGLDRDTAIGLLATIRERQGRIDEAIALLRPDGTTLLNRRQLAALLALHGRLDELRAAAASDDSGYAVRRLALLLEERGDVEGAIAAYRQADLPGAHDAHAAVELAQLLARHGRGSEAIEVMRRQADARNGDDWILHILADLYLGQGRPEEGLAHLDALAAARGGEEYWDLYGIRLPLIAARDGVDGAIAQARSHPEGATWYAALHIAELLAGAGRIEEAVAVLEQHASRNGHDLAGYLIDIGRVQDALTILQRRTARPPEPSDGPRHDAPRSETPCPV
- a CDS encoding FG-GAP-like repeat-containing protein, which gives rise to MRNTLLRRAAVLATTLGLTSLGLLGAGAAPAQAAISDCPQGYFCGWASGDGTGSMFKTRTSVPTLGSWDNKIRTRYNRTGLNVCMYDQPNYGLAGGYSWDTPDQNYPTSGGDPDTSSIKLVPTLRECEAEPYPYWETATSPRASGFGDMNGDRRADAVLRDEAGRLWFMPGNGSGRLIGAGGWNAMNALVRHGDFSRDGREDVIAREKATGKLWLYPGTGSGGLGTRKLIGSGGWNSMGRLAAFGDLSGDGRSDLLGVEKATGKLWLYPGTSSGGLGARKLIGAGGWNGMNALVGAGDMTGDGRADLVAREKATGKLWLYPGTGSGGLGTRKLIGSGGWNSMDHILGVGDTSGDGRPDLEASDGIWLYQYQGLVTGGLRKVDSSNASWWALEGATAF